A single region of the Chryseobacterium culicis genome encodes:
- a CDS encoding bifunctional alpha/beta hydrolase/class I SAM-dependent methyltransferase, whose amino-acid sequence MNSGHFTSFDNSEIFYREWNYQPQQKSIIMIHRGHEHSERLNDIAQSPQFSKYTIFAFDLRGHGYTKTQTSSVFMDYVRDLDAFSQFINSQYDIKTTDIFVVANSIGGVVASAWAHDFAPSIAGMALLAPAFKINLIVPFANEMITLGTKLKKGLIIKSYVKSKMLTHDPEQQKAYDTDPLISRSIDAELLIDLAKAGKRLVEDAEAIDTPTLILAAEKDHVVFNKDQKIFHEKLDTDLKHYEVLPDFFHGILFDTGKEKVYDKIVDFAEKCFNRATKQNSLSPDRFSVKEYNDLQNNVGNNLNFKMQKFSLGKIGKLSNGMAIGLKYGFDSGASLDYVYQNQPKGKFGFGKMMDKNYLNAIGWKGIRIRKQHLLQLLEQNIKTLKQQGRPVKILDIAGGTGNYLFDIKEKYPDAEIVINEFVKSNIEIGEKVIKEKNFQNIRFTNFDCFDPQTYQKLNFEPNITVVSGILELFGDNEMASKAIQGVNSISEKNAFIIYTGQPWHPQLKMIAYVLNNHQNKDWIMRRRSQKELDRIMAFNTIQKENMLIDDFGIFTVSSGKVNVSD is encoded by the coding sequence ATGAACAGCGGACATTTTACAAGTTTTGACAACAGTGAAATTTTTTATCGTGAGTGGAATTATCAACCTCAGCAGAAGAGTATCATCATGATCCACCGTGGACATGAACATTCTGAAAGACTAAATGATATTGCACAGTCTCCCCAGTTTTCAAAATACACTATCTTCGCATTTGATCTTCGTGGGCATGGGTATACGAAAACCCAAACCTCATCTGTTTTTATGGATTATGTAAGAGATTTAGATGCTTTCTCTCAATTTATCAATTCCCAATACGATATAAAAACGACAGACATTTTCGTTGTAGCCAATAGTATAGGCGGAGTGGTAGCTTCTGCATGGGCTCATGATTTTGCCCCTTCTATTGCAGGAATGGCTCTTTTGGCTCCAGCTTTTAAAATCAATCTCATTGTTCCTTTTGCTAATGAAATGATTACGTTAGGAACAAAGCTTAAGAAAGGGCTGATCATTAAAAGCTATGTAAAATCCAAAATGCTGACTCATGATCCTGAGCAGCAAAAAGCATATGATACAGATCCCCTGATCTCAAGGTCTATTGACGCAGAACTTCTTATTGATCTGGCAAAAGCAGGAAAACGTCTGGTAGAAGATGCTGAAGCTATAGATACCCCTACTTTAATTCTGGCTGCAGAAAAAGATCATGTAGTTTTTAATAAAGATCAGAAAATATTCCATGAAAAACTGGATACAGATTTGAAACATTATGAAGTGCTGCCTGATTTCTTCCATGGAATTTTATTCGATACCGGAAAGGAAAAAGTCTACGATAAAATTGTGGATTTTGCTGAAAAATGCTTCAACAGAGCAACAAAGCAAAACTCTCTTTCTCCCGACCGTTTTTCTGTAAAAGAATATAATGATCTGCAAAATAATGTCGGGAATAATCTGAATTTTAAAATGCAGAAATTTTCTTTAGGAAAAATCGGGAAACTAAGCAATGGAATGGCCATTGGTCTGAAATACGGCTTCGATTCCGGAGCTTCGCTGGATTATGTGTATCAGAATCAGCCCAAAGGCAAATTCGGTTTTGGAAAAATGATGGATAAAAACTACCTCAATGCGATCGGCTGGAAGGGAATCCGCATCAGAAAGCAACATTTGCTGCAGCTTTTGGAACAAAATATCAAAACACTAAAACAACAGGGAAGACCTGTGAAAATACTGGATATTGCGGGCGGAACAGGAAATTATTTGTTCGATATCAAAGAAAAATATCCGGACGCAGAAATCGTTATCAACGAATTTGTAAAATCCAATATCGAAATCGGGGAAAAGGTGATTAAAGAAAAGAATTTTCAGAATATCAGATTTACCAATTTTGACTGTTTTGATCCGCAAACCTATCAAAAACTGAATTTCGAGCCTAATATCACCGTTGTATCGGGGATTCTTGAACTTTTCGGAGATAATGAAATGGCGAGTAAAGCGATTCAGGGAGTGAATTCTATTTCGGAAAAGAATGCCTTCATCATTTACACCGGACAACCATGGCATCCTCAGCTGAAAATGATTGCCTATGTACTGAATAACCATCAGAACAAAGACTGGATTATGAGAAGACGCTCACAGAAGGAGCTGGACAGAATAATGGCTTTTAATACCATTCAGAAAGAAAATATGCTGATTGATGATTTTGGAATTTTCACTGTTTCTTCCGGAAAAGTAAACGTTTCAGATTAA
- a CDS encoding YceI family protein, whose protein sequence is MKKVFLSFVFVFLSVVAFAQGTWDVDHMHSSINFNIKHMGISFVQGRFDKFDGRMASSGANLDNADLSFSISASTINTGVDMRDRHLISEEFFDVAKYPAIEFKSSSVTKDKNNNYIVKGKLTIKGVEKDITAPVTFGGITKNKDGKQIMGIQTKFTVNRLDYGIKYDPTGAGIAKDVEVTAYFELVKQ, encoded by the coding sequence ATGAAAAAAGTATTTTTATCTTTCGTGTTTGTGTTTTTAAGTGTTGTTGCCTTTGCACAAGGTACGTGGGACGTAGACCATATGCATTCTTCCATCAATTTTAATATTAAACATATGGGAATTAGCTTTGTACAAGGAAGATTCGATAAGTTTGACGGAAGGATGGCCAGTAGTGGGGCAAATCTGGATAATGCTGATTTAAGCTTTTCTATAAGTGCTTCCACCATTAATACCGGAGTGGACATGAGAGACAGACATCTTATAAGTGAAGAGTTTTTCGATGTGGCCAAATATCCTGCTATTGAATTTAAGAGCTCTTCCGTTACAAAAGATAAAAACAACAACTATATTGTTAAAGGGAAACTGACGATCAAAGGAGTGGAGAAAGATATTACGGCTCCGGTTACCTTCGGTGGAATTACAAAAAATAAAGACGGAAAACAAATTATGGGAATTCAGACCAAGTTTACTGTAAACCGTCTGGATTATGGAATCAAATATGATCCTACAGGAGCAGGTATAGCAAAAGATGTTGAAGTAACCGCTTACTTTGAACTGGTGAAGCAATAA
- the radA gene encoding DNA repair protein RadA, producing the protein MAKLKTAYFCQNCGTQYPQWLGQCKNCGEWNTLVEEVVEKPSHKNPPFSKTKQHVINIVEVETSEEPRIKTPSEELNRVLGGGIVLGSVTLIGGEPGIGKSTLLLQLALKMKKKIFYVSGEESASQIKMRADRLTDIQNPNCFLFTETSLEKILHEAKKLEPDFMIIDSIQTLQSQLIESSPGTVSQIRECSNEIIKYAKENNTPVFLVGHITKDGQIAGPKVLEHMVDVVLNFDGDRNHLFRLLRANKNRFGSTAEIGIYEMVSQGLKEIKNPSEILITKKFEELSGNSVAVTLEGNRPMLLEIQALVSTAVYGTPQRSCTGFDSKRLNMLLAVLEKRAGFQLGAKDVFLNITGGIKTDDPALDLAVIASVLSSNEDIAISEHYCFAGEIGLSGEIRPIAQVEQRITEAEKLGYEKIFVSNLNKIPKRKFGIKIEEVSKIEDFHERLF; encoded by the coding sequence ATGGCAAAACTGAAAACAGCATATTTCTGTCAAAACTGTGGAACACAGTATCCTCAATGGCTGGGACAATGTAAAAACTGTGGGGAGTGGAATACCTTAGTAGAAGAGGTTGTTGAAAAACCTTCTCACAAAAATCCGCCTTTTTCAAAAACGAAACAACACGTCATCAATATTGTTGAAGTGGAAACAAGCGAGGAACCGAGAATAAAAACACCTTCCGAAGAACTGAACCGCGTTTTAGGAGGTGGAATTGTTTTAGGCTCCGTTACTTTGATTGGTGGCGAACCGGGAATCGGGAAATCTACCCTTCTGCTTCAGCTTGCATTGAAAATGAAGAAAAAAATCTTCTATGTTTCCGGGGAAGAAAGTGCATCTCAGATTAAAATGAGAGCAGACAGGCTTACGGATATTCAAAATCCGAACTGTTTCCTTTTTACAGAAACGTCATTGGAGAAAATTCTTCATGAAGCAAAAAAACTGGAACCGGATTTCATGATCATTGATTCCATTCAGACGCTGCAGTCTCAACTGATAGAAAGTTCTCCCGGAACTGTCTCTCAAATCCGGGAATGTTCCAATGAGATTATCAAATATGCCAAAGAAAATAATACTCCTGTTTTCCTTGTAGGCCACATCACCAAAGACGGCCAAATTGCCGGCCCAAAAGTCCTAGAGCATATGGTAGACGTGGTTCTGAATTTCGATGGAGACCGAAATCACCTTTTCAGATTGTTGAGAGCCAATAAAAACCGTTTTGGTTCTACCGCAGAAATTGGTATTTATGAAATGGTTTCCCAGGGATTGAAAGAGATTAAAAACCCTTCTGAAATTCTGATCACCAAGAAATTTGAAGAACTGTCCGGAAATTCCGTTGCCGTAACGCTGGAGGGAAACAGACCTATGCTTCTTGAGATTCAGGCATTGGTAAGCACAGCTGTTTATGGTACTCCTCAAAGAAGCTGCACCGGTTTTGATTCAAAAAGGCTCAATATGCTTTTGGCTGTACTGGAAAAAAGAGCAGGTTTTCAATTGGGAGCAAAAGATGTTTTCCTGAATATTACCGGAGGGATAAAAACAGATGATCCGGCACTGGATCTAGCGGTCATTGCTTCTGTTCTTTCTTCCAATGAAGACATTGCCATTTCGGAACATTACTGCTTTGCCGGAGAAATTGGTCTGAGTGGAGAAATACGTCCTATAGCCCAGGTAGAACAAAGAATTACTGAAGCTGAAAAGTTGGGGTATGAAAAAATATTCGTTTCTAATCTTAATAAAATTCCAAAGAGAAAATTTGGAATAAAGATTGAAGAAGTGAGTAAAATTGAGGATTTTCACGAGAGACTTTTTTAA
- a CDS encoding ACP phosphodiesterase, with amino-acid sequence MNYLAHSFLSFTDGQIVGQFLEDFIRNRDRFSFPKDIQDGITLHRAIDTFTDSHPAIHEAKKVFAPLVRLYAGAFVDVSMDHFVANDFSLHTLEGWKAHSLRVYRVLNANEQWLPENFKKMLVKMEHDDWLYNYREDWGIKFSIQNVLNKAKYLDKDIPVFEAFLKNKERLQQCYDDFFPDLLAHAKGINTLIQLEN; translated from the coding sequence ATGAATTATCTGGCGCATTCTTTTCTTTCTTTTACCGACGGACAGATCGTGGGGCAGTTTCTTGAAGATTTTATCCGCAACAGGGATCGTTTTTCTTTCCCGAAAGATATTCAGGACGGAATTACCCTGCACAGAGCCATTGATACTTTTACAGATTCCCATCCTGCCATTCATGAAGCCAAAAAAGTATTTGCTCCTTTGGTAAGATTGTACGCAGGGGCATTTGTAGATGTTTCTATGGATCATTTTGTAGCCAACGATTTTTCTTTACATACGCTTGAGGGCTGGAAAGCGCATTCCCTTCGAGTGTACCGTGTTTTGAATGCCAATGAACAATGGCTGCCCGAAAACTTCAAAAAAATGCTTGTCAAAATGGAGCATGATGACTGGCTTTATAATTATCGTGAAGACTGGGGAATTAAATTCAGTATTCAGAATGTACTTAATAAAGCAAAATATCTTGATAAGGACATTCCTGTTTTTGAAGCTTTTTTAAAGAATAAAGAGCGTCTTCAGCAATGCTATGATGATTTTTTCCCTGATCTGCTCGCCCATGCAAAAGGTATCAATACGTTGATTCAGCTGGAAAATTAA
- a CDS encoding DUF6702 family protein: MSRKLFLGFLVLVTIVFQSFVSDEAVHPYHVGSVEINYNSKSRTFEVTGRFFLDDMENGLGKKYGGAFHFNDEQYKAKLNDALQKYCSEYFKLKVDNKFLRVNYIGYEEDQESVNVFLESESVSTPKKVETAVSFLYNLFDDQINIVHIIVNGERRSEKLTYPNRYLYKQF; this comes from the coding sequence ATGTCACGTAAGCTTTTTTTGGGATTTCTTGTATTGGTAACCATCGTCTTTCAGAGTTTTGTAAGCGATGAGGCTGTTCATCCCTACCATGTAGGCTCTGTGGAAATTAATTATAATTCAAAATCCAGAACATTTGAAGTGACAGGAAGGTTTTTCCTTGATGATATGGAAAATGGCTTGGGGAAAAAATATGGAGGCGCTTTTCATTTTAATGACGAACAATACAAAGCAAAATTGAATGATGCCCTGCAAAAATATTGCTCAGAATATTTCAAATTAAAAGTTGACAATAAATTTTTGAGGGTAAACTACATCGGATATGAAGAAGACCAGGAATCGGTAAATGTATTTCTGGAATCAGAATCTGTATCCACTCCCAAAAAAGTAGAAACTGCAGTAAGCTTTCTGTATAATCTTTTTGATGATCAGATCAATATTGTCCATATTATTGTGAATGGAGAAAGAAGAAGTGAAAAACTTACTTATCCTAACCGTTATCTCTATAAACAGTTTTAA
- a CDS encoding S8/S53 family peptidase, whose protein sequence is MDIKKLFSTNVNISPGGAKLLRNATAAFLGLYSYAFYGQVQKLDSRFDILLKNKENITNGRAVKELERPDMKLDQHLVVTSKGAQTMYSCVIYTKEPEKLKADGFLIQSQLPTFSTALVSMDDLERLTKLPYVTSVMAPEFDELHNDVSRAQSGASLLQDGVFNNTAYNGTGVLVGIYDSGIDWKHPDFRKANDQTKSRIVSIWDQTLTAQAGETTPTGFSTGVEYTRAQIEDELDGTPTGFVRENDTNGHGTHVSGTAAGNGSAFTDKRHKGFSSDADIVFVKGGNGSFPTTNTINALTYFKNVATALNKPIVVNMSIGGQGTAHDGTSSHEVAVNNFTTSGPGRVVVISAGNDYGANLHRKFDIAAGAAQTYAFTVSSNTSATSVFSFIMYANDNTPVTAKLTTPDGQQYTQNISTTTAHSILGGGLTATMYNYWGNDNNKRYVQMVVTRTSGTTNVQGNYTLEITNNGTQQITTHGWLYSQGVSTTLQNGDNEYIVGSPGNASNAITVASYLGRTSWYSGTSGYYTLTPQESISSFSAQGPRVDGVQKPEIAASGQNVISTRSSDSSPGATDIIAGTNYYVKNQGTSMSSPGVAGAVGLLLQANPALTAAQVKARLTANARMDGATGTVPNMRWGYGKLDIYKAVTDELGCVKSNFETVGYDEPYIIANTESNYYFDNIALAVRYTPTLTGKLGGFSFLTGTSLPSDIPVDIQIRKVDANGNPGDIIATKTITSWLNNTQRFTWNYVSLSDLNIQMVTGKDFYIVVNGLGGRIAMKAENAVVNNRSKTSTDGTAWTSRTFDFKMRAVVYENVAEVKNLATSNQTKASTVANGYNYFTNTCQLIARVEKEAASTVTGNVTSKVWVDNAQPNYVARRYEINSDANTTTATGKVTLYFKQSDFDAYNLTNGVKLPTSPTDVANKANLLIEKYTGTSTTGTVASFGGTAAIITPDIADIIWNDTYQYWEVSFQTTGFGGYFVKTGTTLGTADVKINAEVNITPNPAKDFVNVVLGRHSKGAVTIYDASGKLVKTANVNTNASKIDVSALVRGTYLFTIVLEDNTKITKKVIKE, encoded by the coding sequence ATGGATATTAAAAAATTATTTTCTACAAATGTAAACATTTCACCTGGAGGAGCGAAGCTTCTTAGAAATGCTACAGCAGCCTTTTTGGGATTATATTCCTACGCTTTTTACGGTCAGGTCCAGAAGTTGGACTCCCGGTTTGATATTTTATTGAAAAATAAAGAAAATATTACCAATGGAAGAGCAGTAAAAGAATTGGAACGTCCTGATATGAAACTTGACCAGCATCTGGTAGTGACTTCAAAGGGAGCTCAGACTATGTATTCATGCGTTATTTATACGAAAGAGCCTGAAAAACTGAAGGCTGATGGTTTCCTGATCCAAAGTCAGCTGCCAACGTTTTCTACCGCCCTGGTCTCCATGGATGATCTTGAACGGCTTACGAAACTTCCTTATGTAACTTCAGTAATGGCTCCTGAGTTTGATGAACTTCATAATGATGTGAGCAGAGCTCAGTCCGGAGCAAGCCTTTTGCAGGATGGAGTTTTCAATAATACTGCATATAATGGAACAGGTGTTTTAGTCGGAATTTATGACAGTGGAATAGACTGGAAACATCCGGACTTCAGAAAAGCCAATGATCAGACCAAAAGCAGAATTGTTTCTATCTGGGATCAGACACTCACAGCACAAGCAGGAGAGACAACGCCTACAGGATTTTCAACAGGTGTAGAGTATACAAGAGCACAGATTGAAGATGAGTTAGATGGAACACCCACAGGATTTGTACGTGAAAATGATACAAACGGACACGGAACCCATGTTTCTGGGACGGCAGCTGGCAATGGCTCTGCATTTACGGATAAAAGACATAAAGGATTTTCATCTGATGCCGATATTGTATTTGTAAAAGGTGGTAACGGATCTTTTCCTACAACAAATACCATTAATGCTTTAACCTATTTTAAAAACGTAGCAACAGCGCTTAATAAACCTATTGTTGTCAATATGAGTATTGGCGGACAGGGAACTGCTCATGACGGAACTTCCAGCCATGAGGTAGCGGTGAACAATTTTACCACTTCAGGACCTGGTAGAGTAGTGGTTATTTCTGCAGGTAATGATTATGGAGCCAATCTTCATAGAAAATTTGATATTGCGGCTGGTGCGGCACAGACGTATGCCTTTACCGTTTCAAGCAATACTTCTGCAACTTCAGTATTTTCATTTATTATGTATGCCAATGATAATACTCCTGTTACAGCAAAACTAACTACTCCGGACGGACAACAGTATACACAGAATATAAGTACAACTACTGCTCACAGTATATTGGGAGGAGGGCTTACAGCAACAATGTATAACTACTGGGGGAATGATAATAACAAGCGGTATGTTCAGATGGTGGTAACCAGAACTTCCGGAACTACAAATGTTCAGGGAAATTATACCTTAGAAATTACCAATAACGGAACCCAGCAGATTACTACACATGGCTGGTTGTACAGCCAGGGAGTGAGTACAACTTTGCAAAATGGTGATAATGAATATATTGTAGGGTCTCCCGGGAATGCTTCTAATGCCATTACCGTGGCTTCATATTTAGGAAGAACAAGCTGGTACAGTGGAACAAGCGGTTATTATACCCTTACTCCACAGGAATCCATATCATCATTCAGTGCGCAAGGACCAAGAGTAGATGGGGTTCAAAAACCGGAAATTGCGGCTTCCGGTCAGAATGTGATTTCAACCAGATCATCTGATTCTTCTCCCGGAGCTACAGATATTATTGCAGGAACCAACTATTATGTGAAAAACCAGGGAACAAGTATGTCTTCACCAGGAGTAGCAGGAGCAGTAGGATTATTGCTTCAGGCCAATCCGGCATTAACGGCAGCGCAGGTGAAAGCTCGTCTTACAGCTAACGCAAGAATGGATGGGGCAACCGGTACTGTTCCGAATATGAGATGGGGATATGGTAAATTAGATATTTATAAAGCTGTTACTGATGAACTGGGATGTGTGAAATCTAATTTCGAAACAGTAGGGTATGATGAACCTTACATCATTGCCAATACAGAATCAAATTATTATTTTGATAATATAGCTCTTGCTGTCAGATATACCCCAACATTAACAGGAAAACTGGGAGGATTTTCGTTTTTAACAGGAACTTCACTTCCTTCTGATATTCCGGTGGATATTCAAATCAGAAAAGTGGATGCCAATGGAAATCCCGGGGATATTATAGCGACTAAAACAATCACTTCGTGGCTTAATAATACACAGAGATTTACCTGGAACTATGTGAGTCTTTCCGATCTGAATATACAGATGGTTACCGGAAAAGATTTTTATATTGTGGTCAATGGTTTGGGAGGAAGAATCGCTATGAAGGCTGAAAATGCAGTAGTTAATAACAGATCTAAAACATCTACAGATGGTACAGCATGGACTTCAAGAACATTTGATTTTAAAATGAGGGCTGTAGTGTATGAAAATGTAGCTGAAGTGAAAAATTTAGCAACTTCCAACCAAACGAAAGCCAGCACGGTAGCCAATGGATATAACTATTTTACCAATACCTGCCAGCTTATAGCAAGAGTAGAAAAAGAAGCAGCAAGTACTGTAACAGGAAATGTAACATCAAAAGTATGGGTGGATAATGCACAGCCCAACTATGTGGCAAGAAGATATGAAATCAATTCGGATGCAAACACTACGACTGCAACCGGAAAAGTAACTTTATACTTTAAGCAAAGTGATTTTGATGCTTATAATCTCACAAATGGAGTGAAATTACCTACTTCACCTACCGATGTTGCCAATAAAGCCAATCTTCTTATTGAAAAATACACAGGAACAAGTACTACAGGTACAGTAGCTTCTTTTGGAGGAACTGCAGCGATTATCACTCCTGATATTGCAGATATTATCTGGAATGATACCTACCAATACTGGGAAGTGAGCTTCCAGACGACAGGCTTTGGCGGATATTTTGTTAAAACAGGTACAACACTGGGAACAGCAGATGTTAAGATCAATGCAGAGGTGAATATCACCCCAAATCCTGCGAAAGATTTTGTGAATGTAGTGTTGGGCAGACATTCTAAAGGAGCGGTAACTATTTATGATGCTTCAGGAAAACTGGTTAAAACAGCAAATGTCAATACCAACGCAAGTAAAATTGATGTTTCAGCACTGGTAAGAGGAACTTATCTGTTCACCATTGTATTGGAGGATAATACAAAAATTACGAAAAAGGTGATTAAAGAATAA
- a CDS encoding HupE/UreJ family protein, producing MQDFLFYLNLGWEHIISLDALDHQLFVLALIAVYSYSDWKKILILVTAFTIGHSITLALSILDVFRVPSDWVEFLIPLTIVLTSLDNIIMKNQKQTLMRANYYLALIFGLVHGMGFANTARVMIAKSQSIALPLLGFNIGLELGQIVIVAAILIILFISLNLFKVNKKDWILFVSSGVFALSLKMTLERIPF from the coding sequence ATGCAGGATTTTCTTTTTTATTTAAACCTTGGATGGGAACATATTATTTCTCTGGATGCTCTGGATCATCAGCTTTTTGTACTGGCATTGATCGCTGTTTATTCCTACAGTGACTGGAAAAAAATCCTGATTCTGGTGACTGCATTTACAATAGGACATTCCATTACATTAGCTTTGAGTATTCTGGATGTTTTCAGAGTTCCTTCTGACTGGGTTGAATTTTTAATTCCTTTAACCATTGTTCTGACTTCTTTGGATAATATTATCATGAAAAATCAGAAACAAACCTTGATGCGGGCCAATTACTACCTTGCATTAATCTTTGGACTTGTTCACGGCATGGGATTCGCCAACACAGCAAGAGTAATGATTGCAAAAAGTCAAAGTATTGCTTTACCTCTCCTTGGGTTTAATATTGGTTTGGAGCTTGGCCAGATTGTAATTGTTGCTGCGATTTTAATCATCCTGTTTATTTCGCTCAATCTTTTTAAAGTGAATAAAAAAGACTGGATTCTGTTTGTTTCTTCCGGGGTATTTGCTTTATCCCTGAAAATGACTCTGGAAAGAATTCCGTTTTAA